In one window of Bdellovibrio bacteriovorus W DNA:
- a CDS encoding NADH dehydrogenase I chain A (COG0838 NADH:ubiquinone oxidoreductase subunit 3 (chain A)): MPLGGVIFIVLFIALFGAFLVWVASKTGGKPVYSAVKYEPYECGIPAIEKKDTKVSVKYYLTAILFILFDIEIIFMYPWAISFREFISSGEGTFVFISMMVFIAIFIFGLFWEIKSKALEWD, from the coding sequence GTGCCACTCGGTGGAGTCATATTCATCGTTCTTTTTATCGCTCTTTTTGGAGCTTTTTTAGTATGGGTCGCGTCCAAAACGGGCGGCAAACCTGTTTATAGTGCCGTGAAGTACGAACCGTACGAGTGCGGTATTCCGGCGATTGAAAAAAAGGATACGAAGGTTTCCGTTAAATATTATTTAACGGCGATTCTTTTCATTCTTTTCGATATCGAGATCATCTTCATGTATCCATGGGCGATCTCATTCCGTGAGTTTATTAGCTCGGGCGAAGGCACTTTTGTCTTCATTTCGATGATGGTATTCATCGCGATCTTCATCTTCGGGCTTTTCTGGGAAATTAAATCAAAAGCATTGGAATGGGACTGA
- a CDS encoding NADH dehydrogenase I chain H (COG1005 NADH:ubiquinone oxidoreductase subunit 1 (chain H)) — MEMGKDIFEITVNGLKLVVIFLLMVQAVPVLVWLERRGSAFIQNRLGPNRVGPLGLMQLLADAVKFLTKENFVPASSKPLLYYAAPVFALIPGAVAFSAIPFSTPIYVDAFEMFGSSWGPYTFLFQGYEIGVGIVFILGVSALAAYTLLMAGWGSGSKYTLMGALRASAQTISYELALGLSIVGIIMLYGTFNLSEMIMAQQGPLSFNFMGNAISSSILPNWGIFYQPVAAILFLTAAFAESNRLPFDLAEGESELVGGFHTEYGGFKFNMFFIGEYGHIMVTSALMVLFFFGGYGIPWVSVADVQAWAATVTETASGASVVVALLHFLSFFLKFAFFMWLFIWVRWTLPRFRYDQLMDFGWKTLLPWALGNTILTATVIYLASL; from the coding sequence ATGGAAATGGGAAAAGATATATTTGAGATCACGGTTAATGGTCTCAAATTGGTCGTCATATTTTTGCTAATGGTGCAAGCGGTACCAGTGCTTGTTTGGTTAGAGCGTAGAGGTTCTGCGTTTATCCAAAATCGTCTTGGTCCAAACCGTGTAGGTCCATTGGGATTAATGCAACTACTTGCTGATGCTGTGAAGTTTTTAACGAAAGAAAACTTTGTACCTGCCTCATCAAAGCCATTGTTATATTACGCGGCTCCGGTATTTGCTTTGATTCCAGGTGCTGTAGCGTTTTCGGCAATTCCATTTTCAACTCCGATTTATGTCGATGCCTTTGAAATGTTTGGAAGCTCTTGGGGGCCATACACATTTCTATTTCAAGGTTATGAAATTGGCGTAGGGATCGTTTTCATTCTAGGGGTGTCGGCGTTAGCTGCTTACACACTTTTAATGGCGGGTTGGGGTTCTGGAAGTAAGTACACATTGATGGGTGCTCTGCGCGCTTCGGCTCAGACGATCTCTTACGAGTTAGCTCTAGGGCTTTCAATTGTTGGTATTATCATGCTCTACGGAACGTTTAATCTTTCCGAAATGATCATGGCGCAACAGGGTCCGTTGAGTTTTAACTTTATGGGGAATGCAATTTCATCTTCCATCCTTCCAAACTGGGGAATCTTTTATCAGCCAGTGGCTGCAATTTTATTCCTAACGGCAGCATTTGCTGAATCAAACCGTCTTCCATTCGACTTGGCAGAGGGTGAATCAGAGCTTGTCGGTGGTTTCCACACAGAGTACGGCGGATTCAAATTCAACATGTTCTTCATCGGTGAATACGGACACATCATGGTAACTTCTGCCCTGATGGTTCTTTTCTTCTTTGGTGGATATGGAATTCCTTGGGTATCAGTGGCTGACGTTCAGGCGTGGGCAGCGACGGTAACAGAAACTGCATCAGGCGCAAGCGTGGTTGTGGCTCTTTTACACTTCCTATCGTTCTTCTTAAAATTTGCATTCTTTATGTGGTTATTTATCTGGGTTCGTTGGACTTTGCCGCGTTTCAGATATGACCAGTTAATGGACTTTGGTTGGAAGACACTTTTACCTTGGGCTCTTGGAAATACAATTCTAACAGCTACAGTAATTTACTTGGCGTCATTGTAA
- a CDS encoding NADH dehydrogenase I chain M (COG1008 NADH:ubiquinone oxidoreductase subunit 4 (chain M)) — translation MILSSIVFLPLLFALLIAVWPKSNTIRHLALGLSLVEFIFSLTLFRHFDPSSANLQLVEKYLWIERFGIQYFMGIDGISLWLVLLTTFLTPIIILGSWTSITERVKGFHVCLFILQTAMLGTFLAMDAIFFYVFWELSLVPMYFMVGIWGGARRLYATVKFFIYTMAGSVLMLIAIIYMMYLTLETTGQMSASLIDFYQLKIPFVGGTFFSLQTLLFFAFALAFAVKVPIFPLHTWLPDAHVEAPTPGSVILAGVMLKMGTYGFIRWVIPLFPEAAEHWAWLFMLIGVVGIIYGALVAMIQPDIKKLIAYSSVSHMGYIILGLFAFNSIGTAGGLYQMLNHGVATGGLFLLIGMIYERTHSREISKYGGLAGVTPIFAIAFLIVTLSSIGMPLTNSFIGEFFILLGTYQAEPVFAYFAVSGVVLGAVYMLWMYKRVFFGEKGELVKDEAHPIKDLNLREMIVLAPLMVMILWMGVFPNHFLNYSKASIEHLVNNKSNYNLMAIEPATVAPAAETQGEE, via the coding sequence ATGATCCTAAGTTCAATTGTATTTTTACCACTACTATTCGCTCTCTTGATTGCGGTTTGGCCAAAGTCTAATACTATTAGACACTTGGCTTTAGGCCTTTCTCTTGTAGAGTTCATTTTTAGCTTAACACTCTTTAGACACTTTGATCCGAGCTCGGCGAACTTGCAGCTTGTAGAAAAATATCTTTGGATTGAGCGCTTCGGTATTCAGTACTTCATGGGTATTGATGGCATCTCTTTATGGCTAGTTCTTCTAACGACGTTCCTTACTCCGATTATCATTTTAGGAAGTTGGACGTCGATCACTGAGCGCGTAAAAGGATTCCACGTTTGTCTGTTCATCTTACAAACAGCAATGCTGGGTACGTTCCTAGCAATGGATGCGATCTTCTTCTACGTATTCTGGGAGCTTTCTCTAGTACCAATGTATTTCATGGTTGGTATCTGGGGTGGAGCAAGAAGGCTTTATGCGACTGTTAAGTTCTTTATCTATACAATGGCGGGTTCAGTATTAATGCTGATCGCGATCATTTATATGATGTACCTAACACTTGAAACAACAGGGCAGATGAGCGCGAGCTTGATTGATTTCTATCAATTGAAGATCCCGTTTGTTGGCGGAACTTTCTTTAGCCTACAAACTCTTTTGTTTTTCGCATTTGCGTTGGCATTTGCTGTTAAGGTTCCAATCTTCCCATTGCATACATGGTTACCAGATGCCCACGTTGAGGCGCCGACTCCAGGGTCTGTAATTCTTGCGGGTGTGATGCTTAAGATGGGTACTTATGGATTTATCCGTTGGGTGATTCCATTATTCCCAGAGGCGGCAGAGCATTGGGCTTGGTTGTTCATGCTTATCGGTGTTGTCGGAATTATTTACGGCGCCCTCGTTGCAATGATTCAGCCTGATATCAAAAAGCTAATCGCATACTCGTCTGTTTCGCACATGGGTTACATCATCTTAGGTCTTTTTGCTTTCAACTCTATCGGGACTGCGGGCGGACTTTACCAGATGTTAAACCATGGTGTGGCAACAGGTGGACTGTTCCTACTTATTGGAATGATTTATGAGCGCACGCATTCACGTGAGATCTCTAAATATGGTGGTCTGGCTGGTGTAACTCCGATCTTTGCAATAGCGTTCTTGATTGTAACTCTTTCTTCAATCGGCATGCCTTTAACGAACAGCTTTATTGGTGAGTTCTTTATTCTTTTAGGAACATACCAAGCGGAACCAGTTTTTGCTTACTTTGCGGTTTCAGGGGTTGTTCTCGGAGCGGTCTACATGCTGTGGATGTATAAGCGTGTCTTCTTTGGTGAAAAAGGTGAGTTGGTAAAAGACGAAGCTCATCCGATCAAAGATCTAAATCTTCGCGAGATGATCGTTCTTGCTCCATTGATGGTTATGATTTTATGGATGGGTGTATTCCCGAATCATTTCTTGAACTATTCAAAGGCAAGCATTGAGCACCTTGTGAATAACAAGTCGAACTATAACTTAATGGCAATTGAACCTGCGACAGTAGCACCAGCTGCTGAGACGCAAGGAGAAGAGTAA
- a CDS encoding NADH dehydrogenase I chain J (COG0839 NADH:ubiquinone oxidoreductase subunit 6 (chain J)) — MTADAFLFWFLAIVTIASGLGVVLLANPIYSALCLAMTMVGVSAIFVTLNAFFVAGVQLIVYAGAVMVLFVMVIMLFNLKKDLKAFTAGKFTGAIKIATVGLFAGIVVGALTMSSGLMIETPEQNPVTTGTGMESTKALGQLLYTKYIFGFEALGVLLLVIAIGAVALARSKGGTHER; from the coding sequence GTGACAGCAGATGCTTTTCTATTTTGGTTTTTAGCCATCGTCACGATCGCCAGCGGATTGGGAGTTGTTCTTTTAGCAAACCCAATTTACTCAGCTCTTTGCTTGGCAATGACAATGGTAGGTGTATCAGCGATTTTCGTAACTCTAAATGCATTCTTTGTTGCGGGCGTACAGCTGATTGTTTACGCCGGCGCAGTGATGGTTCTTTTTGTTATGGTGATCATGCTCTTCAACTTGAAAAAAGATCTTAAGGCCTTCACGGCAGGTAAATTTACCGGTGCAATTAAAATTGCAACGGTTGGTTTGTTTGCTGGAATCGTAGTGGGTGCCCTAACAATGTCTTCAGGTTTGATGATCGAAACCCCAGAGCAAAACCCAGTAACTACTGGAACTGGAATGGAGTCGACAAAGGCTCTTGGTCAATTGCTCTATACAAAATACATCTTTGGATTTGAAGCTCTTGGAGTCTTGCTATTAGTAATCGCAATCGGCGCTGTGGCTTTAGCAAGAAGTAAAGGTGGAACTCATGAACGCTGA
- a CDS encoding NADH-ubiquinone oxidoreductase chain 4L (chain K) (COG0713 NADH:ubiquinone oxidoreductase subunit 11 or 4L (chain K)), which translates to MNADIITNIGLNHYLVLAAILFVIGMAGVLTRRNVLVLLMSIELMLNSVNITFIAFSKFLGVLDGHIMVFFVMTIAAAEAAVGLALAVSIFKRFNEINIRFFEHLKG; encoded by the coding sequence ATGAACGCTGATATCATCACTAACATTGGTTTAAACCATTACCTTGTATTAGCTGCAATTTTATTTGTGATCGGAATGGCTGGGGTTTTAACTCGCAGAAACGTTCTTGTTCTTTTGATGTCGATCGAACTGATGCTGAACTCAGTAAACATCACGTTCATCGCATTTAGCAAATTTCTTGGCGTCCTTGATGGCCATATTATGGTTTTCTTCGTGATGACAATTGCAGCAGCTGAAGCGGCCGTTGGTTTGGCTTTGGCGGTTTCAATCTTTAAGAGATTCAACGAAATTAACATTAGATTCTTTGAGCACTTGAAAGGATAG
- a CDS encoding NADH dehydrogenase I chain L (COG1009 NADH:ubiquinone oxidoreductase subunit 5 (chain L)/Multisubunit Na+/H+ antiporter, MnhA subunit) — MNHSLLIALVILAPLVGFLINGLRYKKHSANVAGGIATAAVAISFFASIALVVDLISMPADSRSISAVFFEWMAMDKLRVNAGFVVDQISAVMILIITGVGTLIHLFSISYMAHDKGVAKYFAYLNLFIFNMLLLVLGDSLLVMFVGWEGVGLCSYLLIGFWFTDKKKAAAGMKAFITNRIGDAAFLLGMFILFVTFGTLNFYELNALAPTVPEATWLGAVTLGTLLLFVGATGKSAQIPLYVWLPDAMAGPTPVSALIHAATMVTAGVYMIVRLSPLFIAAPNTMMVIAIIGALTAVLAATIGMTQFDIKKVLAYSTVSQLGYMFLAVGVGAFGAAMFHLMTHAFFKALMFLGSGSVIHAMHEEQDIRKMGGLRKYMPITHFTFLMGWLAIIGMPPFAGFFSKDEILAYAFASSPILWAAGVLGAVLTAFYMTRLMALTFWGKSRVPKDVHPHESPALMTIPLIILAVLSVIGGWIGVPHVIGDLLGHIPNVWAEWLAPRLAVLPGLEMPDATTEWILIATSVGLAAISAITAYRFYVKTPETPEKIAASLGPVYRTVDNKYYVDEFYFGFIINPLINLSRNIWYYIDVNFIDKITYLAGDLARGMGGFVRTLQTGNMQQYAMYIGIGIVVALSFVIMR; from the coding sequence GTGAATCATTCTTTACTTATCGCCCTTGTAATCCTAGCGCCGCTTGTTGGTTTTTTGATCAACGGTCTTCGCTATAAAAAGCACTCTGCAAATGTCGCTGGCGGAATTGCAACCGCAGCAGTGGCCATTTCATTTTTTGCGTCTATCGCACTTGTTGTTGATTTAATTTCAATGCCAGCTGATTCGCGAAGCATTTCTGCCGTCTTTTTTGAATGGATGGCGATGGATAAGCTTCGTGTAAATGCAGGTTTTGTTGTGGACCAAATCAGCGCAGTGATGATTCTAATCATCACAGGTGTTGGAACTTTGATTCATCTATTTTCAATCAGCTACATGGCTCACGATAAGGGTGTTGCAAAGTATTTTGCGTACTTGAACTTATTTATCTTTAATATGTTACTTCTTGTTTTAGGAGATAGCTTATTAGTGATGTTTGTTGGTTGGGAAGGTGTAGGACTTTGTTCTTACCTACTGATCGGGTTTTGGTTCACGGATAAGAAAAAGGCTGCTGCCGGTATGAAAGCTTTCATCACCAATCGTATTGGGGATGCGGCATTCTTGCTTGGTATGTTTATCCTTTTTGTTACATTCGGAACTTTAAATTTTTACGAACTCAATGCTTTGGCGCCGACGGTGCCTGAGGCTACTTGGTTGGGTGCCGTGACTTTAGGAACGCTTTTACTTTTTGTAGGCGCGACAGGAAAATCAGCACAAATTCCATTGTACGTTTGGTTACCAGACGCGATGGCAGGCCCAACACCAGTGTCAGCACTTATCCACGCGGCGACGATGGTAACTGCGGGTGTTTACATGATTGTACGCCTAAGTCCGTTATTCATCGCAGCTCCTAATACAATGATGGTCATTGCGATTATTGGCGCTTTGACAGCGGTTCTGGCAGCCACAATCGGCATGACCCAGTTCGATATTAAAAAGGTATTAGCGTATTCAACAGTTTCTCAGCTTGGATATATGTTCCTAGCTGTGGGCGTGGGAGCTTTTGGAGCAGCAATGTTCCACTTAATGACTCACGCATTCTTTAAAGCTCTTATGTTCTTAGGCTCGGGTTCTGTGATCCACGCCATGCATGAAGAGCAAGATATTCGCAAGATGGGTGGACTAAGAAAGTATATGCCAATTACGCATTTCACTTTCCTTATGGGCTGGCTTGCGATTATCGGTATGCCTCCATTTGCGGGTTTTTTCTCTAAGGATGAAATCTTAGCGTATGCTTTTGCTTCATCTCCAATTCTTTGGGCGGCGGGTGTTTTAGGTGCGGTATTAACGGCATTCTATATGACTCGTTTAATGGCACTTACTTTCTGGGGTAAGAGTCGCGTACCAAAAGATGTACACCCTCACGAGTCTCCGGCATTGATGACAATTCCTTTGATCATCTTAGCGGTACTTTCAGTGATCGGTGGATGGATTGGTGTTCCTCACGTGATCGGTGATCTTCTGGGTCATATTCCAAATGTTTGGGCAGAATGGTTAGCTCCAAGACTTGCTGTACTTCCTGGATTAGAAATGCCGGATGCAACGACAGAGTGGATCTTAATTGCGACTTCTGTAGGTTTGGCGGCTATTTCTGCAATCACGGCTTATCGTTTCTACGTTAAGACTCCAGAGACGCCAGAGAAAATTGCCGCTTCATTGGGCCCAGTTTATCGCACAGTTGATAATAAGTACTACGTAGATGAGTTCTACTTTGGCTTTATCATCAACCCATTGATCAACCTTAGCCGTAATATTTGGTACTACATTGATGTTAATTTCATCGACAAAATTACTTACCTTGCGGGCGATTTAGCGCGTGGCATGGGTGGTTTTGTTCGTACTTTGCAAACTGGAAATATGCAGCAGTATGCAATGTATATTGGCATCGGTATTGTTGTGGCTCTTTCATTTGTGATCATGAGGTAG
- a CDS encoding NADH dehydrogenase I chain N (COG1007 NADH:ubiquinone oxidoreductase subunit 2 (chain N)) has protein sequence MNVNIGLSDILLISPMIALFLMSLLPITVKVLRGNKEQPHLVTLAQALIGIVIAIGLMIVFGGGGKTAFSNSLVFDGVTQWMGVIALAAAGGAMILMYENPATVGRQFSELIFLVMSSAVGMLILVSAIDLLMIFIGLETMSLALYLMIAMSHEEKLAKEAALKYFILGSFASAIFLYGVALVFGTTGGTNILAFMAGASELIQTSRLFLFGIMFIILGFCFKVSIAPFHAWTPDVYQGAPTPHTAFMATAIKTVSFAAFLRVIATKSLVGSDQLFDILQWLAVITMIVGNTAAIIQNNFKRMIAYSSVAHSGYLLVGIITAGVSDNGSFGASGVIFYLLSYGLMTLGALAVVSMMEKSENSIVNIDDLAGFAKQRPMLALCLTVFLLSLAGIPPTLGFFGKFYLFNAAVGEGLLWLAIWGVVSSVIGVYYYLRPIVVMYMKDGEAEIAGHSLNATTVTVVAMALAIVLMGFVSGPIFSAVEKSLF, from the coding sequence ATGAACGTTAATATTGGTTTAAGTGATATCCTTCTGATCTCTCCAATGATTGCTCTTTTCTTAATGAGCTTATTGCCAATCACGGTAAAAGTTCTTAGAGGAAATAAAGAGCAGCCACACTTGGTGACATTAGCTCAAGCTCTTATTGGAATTGTGATCGCTATCGGACTTATGATTGTGTTTGGTGGCGGCGGAAAAACGGCCTTCAGTAACAGTTTGGTATTTGACGGTGTAACTCAATGGATGGGTGTTATTGCACTAGCAGCCGCTGGTGGCGCGATGATTCTAATGTACGAAAATCCTGCAACAGTAGGGCGTCAGTTCTCTGAGTTGATTTTCTTGGTAATGAGCTCAGCTGTGGGGATGTTAATCCTCGTATCAGCGATTGATCTTTTAATGATTTTCATTGGTCTAGAGACAATGTCATTGGCTCTTTATCTAATGATCGCCATGAGCCATGAAGAAAAGCTCGCAAAAGAAGCGGCACTTAAGTACTTCATCCTTGGATCATTTGCTTCGGCAATTTTCCTTTATGGTGTAGCTTTGGTTTTCGGAACAACGGGTGGAACTAATATTCTTGCCTTCATGGCCGGAGCATCTGAGCTTATTCAAACAAGCCGACTGTTCCTATTTGGAATCATGTTCATCATTTTAGGATTCTGCTTTAAAGTTTCTATCGCTCCTTTCCATGCTTGGACTCCAGATGTTTATCAAGGAGCTCCGACTCCACACACGGCATTCATGGCAACCGCGATTAAAACTGTTTCTTTTGCAGCGTTCTTGCGTGTAATTGCTACGAAGTCTTTAGTGGGTTCAGATCAACTATTTGATATCCTTCAGTGGTTAGCAGTTATCACAATGATCGTGGGAAATACGGCAGCGATTATCCAGAATAACTTTAAGCGTATGATTGCTTATTCATCTGTCGCTCACTCTGGCTACCTTTTGGTGGGTATCATTACTGCGGGCGTCAGTGACAATGGTTCCTTTGGCGCTTCTGGTGTTATTTTCTATCTTCTTAGCTACGGTTTAATGACTCTTGGTGCATTAGCTGTTGTGAGCATGATGGAAAAGTCAGAAAACTCCATTGTGAACATTGATGATCTTGCTGGGTTTGCAAAACAACGTCCGATGTTAGCACTTTGCTTAACAGTGTTTTTATTGTCATTGGCGGGAATCCCACCAACTCTTGGCTTCTTCGGTAAGTTTTACTTATTCAACGCAGCTGTTGGTGAAGGGCTTTTATGGCTCGCAATTTGGGGTGTAGTAAGCTCTGTGATCGGTGTTTATTACTATCTTCGCCCAATTGTTGTTATGTATATGAAAGATGGAGAAGCAGAAATTGCTGGCCACTCTTTAAATGCAACAACAGTGACGGTCGTTGCGATGGCTTTAGCCATTGTTCTTATGGGCTTCGTATCAGGGCCTATCTTTAGCGCTGTTGAAAAAAGCCTGTTCTAA
- a CDS encoding hypothetical protein (COG1752 Predicted esterase of the alpha-beta hydrolase superfamily): MRIKDKKKIALVLSGGGIKAAAFHIGVCLALQEKGFKFAGGTKEMVRQADHNNDPLTIKLYVGSSTGAFVASILAAGYPVESLINAFQIGSGSSPAYEKNDLRYLKPIGYRDIFHLNSNGLLKFIPKSIRDKSLVTGGIESLLKNGLKLNGLFSTKGIESYLRKNVLLDNDFSRLGVELFIIGTQLNHTRKAIFGNFDHAYKTSSTKYINYASISDAVACSTSLPPVFAPYGVKRPDGKEIFYYDGEIRDTLSTHVAADYGADLVISSFSIQPYHFTKEMGSLHEYGIPLIANQALYQVVQQKIAKNIQYKNDIRSIYNAVDGYFKKQNLPEEHRTKMLEIIRDRVNYRPEVDYIYISPRPQNYEMFFVDHFSLNPEILARIVRIGFRSGINSLRHYDI, from the coding sequence ATGCGCATAAAAGACAAAAAGAAAATAGCCTTAGTTCTTAGTGGTGGCGGTATTAAAGCTGCAGCCTTTCATATTGGTGTCTGCCTCGCCCTTCAAGAAAAGGGCTTTAAATTTGCCGGTGGAACCAAAGAAATGGTTCGCCAAGCTGACCACAACAATGATCCTCTCACTATTAAACTCTATGTTGGTTCCAGCACAGGAGCCTTTGTGGCATCAATTTTAGCGGCGGGATACCCCGTTGAATCCCTGATCAATGCCTTTCAAATCGGCTCGGGCTCAAGCCCTGCTTATGAGAAAAACGATCTTCGCTATTTAAAACCCATTGGCTATCGTGATATTTTTCATTTGAATTCGAACGGTCTTTTAAAGTTTATCCCCAAATCCATCCGCGATAAATCTTTGGTCACCGGCGGCATTGAGTCCCTGTTAAAAAACGGCCTCAAACTCAATGGTCTATTTTCAACCAAAGGCATTGAATCTTACCTACGAAAGAATGTTCTACTGGATAATGATTTTTCTCGCCTTGGCGTAGAACTTTTCATTATTGGTACTCAGTTGAACCATACCCGCAAAGCAATCTTTGGAAACTTTGATCACGCTTATAAGACCAGCAGTACTAAGTACATTAACTACGCCTCTATTAGTGATGCCGTTGCTTGTTCAACCTCTCTTCCTCCAGTCTTTGCTCCTTACGGAGTTAAAAGACCCGATGGAAAAGAGATTTTCTACTACGACGGAGAAATTCGCGACACACTTTCTACCCACGTGGCTGCTGACTACGGTGCTGACTTGGTTATTTCTTCTTTTTCTATTCAGCCCTATCACTTCACTAAAGAGATGGGATCTTTGCACGAATACGGAATTCCGCTTATTGCCAATCAAGCTCTCTATCAAGTGGTTCAACAAAAGATCGCCAAAAACATTCAATATAAAAACGATATTCGCAGCATCTATAATGCAGTGGATGGTTACTTTAAAAAACAAAACCTTCCTGAAGAACACAGAACTAAAATGCTTGAAATCATTAGGGATCGTGTAAACTACAGACCCGAGGTGGATTACATCTACATCTCCCCTCGCCCACAAAACTACGAAATGTTCTTCGTGGATCATTTCAGTCTAAATCCAGAGATCCTAGCTCGCATCGTAAGAATCGGCTTCCGTTCCGGAATCAATTCTTTAAGACATTATGACATATAA